A portion of the Trachemys scripta elegans isolate TJP31775 chromosome 11, CAS_Tse_1.0, whole genome shotgun sequence genome contains these proteins:
- the CCDC14 gene encoding coiled-coil domain-containing protein 14, translating to MAGKLLPRPGTDGAMARPGTLRHHKVLSSGRLTGAAKLSSGKKQIGLRKACHSDVDSGYSLYSTDSEDQVVTIHNGLDRCAALLQDILQNEATGTETVNRKPGKVTSVKAATRPILSKGNSSKKKGLKRNVLAAHIHKEIVPVSNRKPASCNTLAVGKEGELSSAVQNQPGQPIHVPFNQHSPVMHQKLCEHVQTQMSLITGQVPPSCNGIPTVPAYPVSDPEYQNVTAFNYRLPTSTPTLSPQHSANPLLIQSGVPADSYNQCAPQAGGAVFFPGVSVAACISSQAKSATTDPPMTPFVPLAVPNNSTVSTFLPASYGREMISNQGNHEQRVKEADLIRCIQAHLALLEPHEAESDRAGQKYQKFDPAQSKVSDTKEEETAEEHSEGTTSEEEDLNAVDIAPMRETSCQTSFDKKVLKPKKANPEKTAQKVKTVKYLLGELKALADQDDSEILRIIHEVEDCVSLLPAVVGSTNVQAEIALAIQPLRSENAQLRRRLRILNQQLRERERAEKESSLDCNFELVSLQSLNMTLQSQLKESLKGLESLHNKNEELLKIIENQKEENKQFAKVIQEKDKELLENKQQYDIEATKLKIEVDEALANVKSFQFKLEASEKENQILGITLRQRDAEVNRLRELTRTLQSSMAKLLSDLTVDHVRHRPEKGLTKSLLEDYEKQLKPNPLPVSTSIMSYLKKLESDQILTNTELQFSNKTGELEMPDLAREKFVAEGSHKKCTLLAEEITAQRILPPLSKQDTETISDSRTLIEEEHKLDETIYIPLSSSASKKQPSISERKMCAQHQVSVASKKLDYNCGLSDSQKQNGFGMLDDEKIFDKVSGGYDLRKTIENTSETTGKTTELEGDRLLVRPKEIIGTAKDFIDKSDRPQSDKYLYTCMPPQKENFQKKGTEMSDSSFSTFDCMSGKSEWSVSSFSTFTSRDEEDFKNGLAALDANIARLQRTLQIGIMKQ from the exons ATGGCCGGGAAGCTCCTCCCCCGGCCGGGGACGGACGGAGCGATGGCGAGGCCGGGCACTCTCCGGCATCACAAG GTACTGTCTTCTGGAAGGCTAACAGGAGCAGCCAAGTTATCAAgtggaaaaaaaca GATTGGCTTAAGAAAAGCATGCCATTCTGATGTGGACTCTGGCTACTCTCTCTATTCCACCGACTCTGAGGATCAG GTTGTAACTATACATAACGGGCTTGATCGCTGTGCAGCTTTACTGCAGGATATTTTGCAAAATGAGGCCACAG GAACGGAGACAGTAAATCGAAAACCAGGAAAAGTAACTTCTGTTAAGGCTGCTACCAGGCCTATATTAAGCAAAGGAAATAGTTCAAAAAAGAAAGGACTGAAGAGAAATGTTCTTGCTGCCCATATTCATAAAGAAATTG TGCCTGTGTCAAATAGGAAACCAGCGTCTTGTAATACACTTGCTGTTGGCAAAGAGGGAGAACTTTCCAGCGCAGTACAAAATCAGCCGGGTCAACCAATTCATGTGCCTTTTAATCAACACTCTCCTGTGATGCATCAGAAACTGTGTGAGCATGTGCAAACCCAAATGTCTCTGATAACTGGCCAAGTTCCACCGAGCTGTAATGGAATTCCGACTGTACCTGCTTACCCTGTTTCAGATCCTG AATATCAAAATGTTACAGCATTTAATTATCGTTTACCTACCTCCACACCAACTCTGTCCCCGCAGCATTCAGCTAATCCTTTACTCATTCAGTCT GGTGTTCCTGCTGACAGTTACAACCAGTGTGCACCACAAGCAGGAGGAGCTGTGTTTTTCCCAGGAGTTTCTGTTGCTGCTTGTATTTCTTCACAAGCAAAGTCTGCCACCACTGATCCTCCAATGACACCCTTTGTACCACTAGCTGTGCCAAATAATTCCACAGTATCTACATTTCTTCCAGCATCTTATGGCAGAGAGATGATTTCAAACCAAGGAAATCATGAGCAACGGGTAAAGGAGGCAGACTTGATAAGATGTATACAAGCTCATCTGGCTCTCTTAGAACCACATGAAGCAGAGAGTGACAGGGCTGGGCAGAAGTACCAGAAATTTGATCCAGCACAGTCCAAGGTCTCTGATACCAAAGAAGAGGAAACCGCTGAGGAACATAGTGAGGGTACTACCAGTGAAGAAGAGGACTTGAATGCAGTTGACATAGCACCAATGAGGGAGACAAGCTGTCAGACAAGTTTTGACAAAAAAGTTTTAAAGCCTAAAAAAGCAAACCCAGAAAAAACAGCCCAAAAAGTTAAAACAGTAAAATATCTTTTGGGAGAGCTCAAGGCACTGGCAGACCAAG atGATTCTGAAATATTGAGGATAATACATGAGGTAGAAGACTGTGTTTCATTACTGCCAGCAGTAGTTGGAAGTACTAATGTACAAGCTGAAATAGCACTTGCTATACAACCTCTCAGAAGTGAAAATGCCCAATTGCGTAG GAGATTAAGAATATTGAACCAGCAACTCCGGGAGCGAGAGAGAGCTGAAAAGGAATCCAGCCTGGATTGCAACTTTGAAT TAGTTTCTCTACAATCCTTGAATATGACACTCCAGAGTCAACTCAAGGAATCTTTAAAGGGCCTTGAATCACTGCACAATAAAAATGAAGAACTCCttaaaataatagaaaaccagaaagaagaaaataaacaatttgCAAAAGTTATCCAGGAGAAAGATAAAGAACTGCTTGAAAACAAACAGCAGTATGACATTGAAGCTACAAAGCTAAAAATTG AAGTGGATGAGGCACTGGCAAATGTGAAGAGCTTCCAGTTTAAGTTGGAAGCCTcggaaaaagaaaatcagatctTGGGCATAACATTACGTCAGCGTGATGCAGAAGTGAACAGACTGCGTGAATTGACTCG AACCTTGCAGAGCAGCATGGCCaagcttctctctgacctcaCTGTAGACCATGTTAGACACAGACCTGAAAAAGGTCTTACAAAATCTCTCCTGGAAGACTATGAGAAACAGCTGAAACCCAACCCACTCCCTGTGAGTACTTCCATAATGAGTTACCTCAAAAAATTAGAAAGTGATCAAATTTTGACAAATACAGAACTTCAGTTTTCAAATAAAACTGGAGAATTGGAAATGCCAGATCTAGCCCGTGAAAAGTTTGTTGCTGAAGGATCTCATAAAAAATGTACACTCTTAGCAGAGGAAATAACAGCTCAAAGAATTCTTCCTCCCCTGTCAAAGCAAGATACAGAAACAATTAGTGATTCTAGGACTTTAATAGAGGAAGAACACAAACTGGACGAGACCATTTATATTCCATTGTCTAGCAGCGCCTCTAAAAAACAGCCATCAATATCTGAAAGAAAAATGTGTGCACAACACCAGGTCAGTGTGGCTTCCAAGAAGTTGGACTATAACTGTGGGCTCTCTGACTCTCAGAAGCAGAATGGATTTGGGATGTTGGATGATGAAAAGATTTTTGATAAAGTCAGTGGTGGCTACGACTTGAGAAAGACAatagaaaatacatctgaaaccACAGGGAAGACAACTGAACTGGAAGGAGACAGGCTCCTAGTGAGGCCAAAAGAAATAATTGGAACTGCTAAAGATTTTATAGACAAATCAGATAGACCTCAGTCTGATAAATACCTTTACACTTGCATGCCACCTCAGAAAGAGAATTTTCAGAAAAAAGGCACTGAAATGTCTGACTCTAGTTTCTCTACTTTTGACTGCATGTCAGGAAAGTCTGAATGGAGCGTGTCTTCCTTCTCAACATTTACTTCACGAGATGAAGAGGACTTTAAAAATGGGCTAGCAGCCTTGGATGCCAACATAGCTAGATTACAAAGGACTTTACAGATTGGCATTATGAAACAGTGA
- the LOC117885089 gene encoding ropporin-1 isoform X2, with product MGLYFSAVARGDIPPVRERSERVPLSNWAELTPELLKVLHQRVSGRLIIHVDELAHMWKVLNLPTDLFESVMNVGRFTEEIEWLKFLALACSSLGVTIAKTLKIICEVLSSDYDSGPPRIPFSTFQFLYTYIAEVDGEISASHVSRMLNYIEQEVIGPDGLIKVNDFTQNPRVRLE from the exons atggggct TTACTTTAGTGCCGTGGCCCGTGGCGATATACCTCCAGTAAGGGAGCGATCGGAAAGGGTACCTTTGTCAAACTGGGCAGAACTCACTCCAGAGCTCTTAAAGGTCTTACACCAACGA GTGAGTGGCAGACTGATAATCCATGTAGATGAACTGGCCCACATGTGGAAGGTGCTGAATCtcccaacagatttatttgagagTGTTATGAATGTTGGTCGTTTTACCGAAGAAATTGAATGGCTTAAGTTTTTAGCCCTGGCATGTAGCTCTCTTGGAGTT ACTATTGCAAAAACACTGAAGATTATATGTGAGGTTTTATCCAGCGATTATGACAGTGGACCCCCACGTATTCCTTTTAGcactttccagtttctctacacaTACATTGCTGAAGTGGATGGGGAGATTTCAGCATCTCATGTCAGCCGAATGCTGAATTACATTGAACAGGAGGT CATTGGACCTGATGGCTTAATCAAGGTGAATGATTTTACCCAGAATCCACGGGTCAGACTGGAATAG
- the LOC117885089 gene encoding ropporin-1 isoform X1: protein MPYTDKQICIPPELPELLKQFTKSAIRTQPPDLLQWASDYFSAVARGDIPPVRERSERVPLSNWAELTPELLKVLHQRVSGRLIIHVDELAHMWKVLNLPTDLFESVMNVGRFTEEIEWLKFLALACSSLGVTIAKTLKIICEVLSSDYDSGPPRIPFSTFQFLYTYIAEVDGEISASHVSRMLNYIEQEVIGPDGLIKVNDFTQNPRVRLE from the exons ATGCCATATACAGATAAGCAAATATGCATCCCTCCAGAACTGCCAGAACTGCTGAAACAGTTTACAAAATCTGCTATTCGAACCCAGCCTCCAGATCTGCTCCAATGGGCGTCTGA TTACTTTAGTGCCGTGGCCCGTGGCGATATACCTCCAGTAAGGGAGCGATCGGAAAGGGTACCTTTGTCAAACTGGGCAGAACTCACTCCAGAGCTCTTAAAGGTCTTACACCAACGA GTGAGTGGCAGACTGATAATCCATGTAGATGAACTGGCCCACATGTGGAAGGTGCTGAATCtcccaacagatttatttgagagTGTTATGAATGTTGGTCGTTTTACCGAAGAAATTGAATGGCTTAAGTTTTTAGCCCTGGCATGTAGCTCTCTTGGAGTT ACTATTGCAAAAACACTGAAGATTATATGTGAGGTTTTATCCAGCGATTATGACAGTGGACCCCCACGTATTCCTTTTAGcactttccagtttctctacacaTACATTGCTGAAGTGGATGGGGAGATTTCAGCATCTCATGTCAGCCGAATGCTGAATTACATTGAACAGGAGGT CATTGGACCTGATGGCTTAATCAAGGTGAATGATTTTACCCAGAATCCACGGGTCAGACTGGAATAG